In one window of Planctomycetota bacterium DNA:
- a CDS encoding FHA domain-containing protein translates to MHLYIKSDLPPSSAPQRHFDLVKFFDQSKGPVKFWIGRDDDCQLKIADEKISRHHCYIERTKEGSIKLVDNNSTNGFTVNGIKVAETILTDNDAICIRHYEMALKKELVAGNAADKPHAILSTPQFKMPEHAIRKHKKHAEDNSFRLLVTVFFLVIGIVLLAILFSENKTDEARKGDWQATEKAKKNQSPGASSGGQTEAKKTDIPKQSRPSSTTTTISGGDSPARKTDEEFERQQKIIKEQRDRQDAERQAKLKAATEKQTTSKQRQEEQRLMAMEQARWTEVKATAAQEIAKYQYTGAIKCVAEFINTAKTASIEEDARDHLDNIKGESSLFAGLVKSLTGGSSRKKIVLDTSYEVWITKATEIGFEGNVAGLGDSVYYRQWKDTPTAAILNLFPRDLGKLERFYSATFCYNHNLTSDGERILIYCFRAYPDQKDRFSQFLARYKNIPLPDGGFAEYQGQLVTAEDKSYLEKGYVKYNDRWMPYDDMMTAKGLVKFQGKWVTPDEKAKIEARLAALTSLKKQLAPKGMIDKTGADKEQLPWDKARIKETEHYIIKANISQESIDDLCFLMECFYFEAKKIFKVTRDPGTKLKIFVFKNDKEYYANGGSSGSRGIFRDTGSDKQIMTFYQPPLTTSVLLHEGTHQFVNIACSNVPIWINEGLATYYESSKFEGTALKTNIVNNNRLQLIRDLILKKDVPRLEDIINIRQANFTIYEYAHCWSLVYFFMNYSQGQYADELEAYFEAIKRKGFENRPQHKQLFENIFKVKFEVLEKQWEDYILKLR, encoded by the coding sequence ATGCATCTATATATAAAGTCTGATTTACCGCCATCCTCCGCGCCGCAACGCCATTTTGACCTTGTTAAATTCTTTGACCAGAGTAAAGGCCCGGTTAAATTCTGGATTGGCCGGGATGACGACTGCCAACTCAAGATTGCCGACGAGAAGATTTCACGCCATCATTGCTACATAGAAAGAACCAAGGAAGGATCCATAAAACTGGTTGACAATAACAGCACCAACGGATTTACGGTCAACGGCATCAAGGTAGCAGAAACAATTCTCACCGATAATGATGCCATCTGCATCCGGCATTACGAAATGGCGTTAAAAAAAGAGTTGGTTGCCGGCAACGCTGCGGACAAGCCGCATGCGATCTTATCAACACCGCAGTTTAAGATGCCGGAACACGCGATAAGAAAACATAAGAAACATGCCGAGGATAACTCTTTCCGGTTATTAGTTACGGTCTTTTTCCTGGTGATTGGGATTGTGCTTTTGGCAATCCTCTTCTCTGAAAACAAAACAGACGAAGCCAGAAAAGGTGACTGGCAAGCGACCGAGAAGGCAAAGAAGAACCAGTCGCCCGGTGCTTCTTCCGGTGGACAGACCGAAGCCAAAAAAACCGACATCCCCAAACAAAGCCGGCCGTCATCCACAACCACAACTATATCAGGCGGAGACAGCCCGGCGCGCAAGACCGACGAGGAGTTCGAGCGTCAGCAAAAAATAATCAAGGAACAACGGGACCGGCAGGACGCCGAACGCCAGGCAAAACTGAAAGCCGCTACGGAAAAGCAGACTACCTCGAAACAGCGCCAGGAGGAACAGCGCCTGATGGCTATGGAACAAGCCAGATGGACTGAAGTCAAGGCAACCGCCGCGCAGGAAATCGCCAAATACCAGTATACCGGCGCGATTAAATGCGTGGCGGAATTCATTAACACGGCTAAAACCGCTTCCATAGAAGAAGACGCCCGGGATCATCTGGACAATATCAAAGGCGAATCCTCGCTTTTTGCCGGCCTGGTAAAGAGTTTGACCGGTGGATCCAGCCGCAAGAAGATTGTATTGGACACTTCATATGAAGTCTGGATAACAAAGGCAACTGAGATCGGGTTTGAGGGTAACGTGGCCGGTTTGGGCGACAGCGTTTATTACCGGCAGTGGAAAGATACGCCGACTGCGGCGATTTTGAATTTATTCCCGCGCGACCTGGGGAAATTAGAGCGTTTCTACTCCGCCACTTTCTGCTATAACCATAATCTTACTTCGGACGGCGAACGAATATTAATCTACTGCTTCAGGGCCTACCCCGACCAAAAAGACCGATTCAGCCAGTTTCTGGCCCGTTATAAAAATATTCCACTGCCGGACGGCGGATTTGCCGAATACCAGGGGCAGCTGGTTACGGCTGAGGATAAATCCTACCTGGAAAAAGGTTATGTTAAATACAACGACAGGTGGATGCCTTATGATGACATGATGACTGCCAAAGGACTGGTCAAATTCCAGGGTAAGTGGGTAACTCCTGATGAAAAGGCAAAGATAGAGGCGCGGTTGGCGGCCCTGACTTCCCTAAAAAAACAATTGGCGCCTAAAGGGATGATTGACAAGACCGGCGCTGACAAAGAACAATTACCCTGGGATAAAGCACGCATCAAAGAAACGGAACATTATATCATCAAGGCAAATATCAGCCAGGAGTCCATCGATGACCTTTGCTTTTTGATGGAGTGTTTCTATTTTGAAGCCAAGAAAATATTTAAGGTCACCCGCGACCCGGGCACTAAACTTAAGATTTTCGTCTTTAAGAATGACAAGGAATATTATGCTAACGGAGGTTCTTCAGGATCCAGGGGCATTTTCAGGGACACGGGCAGTGATAAGCAGATAATGACATTTTACCAGCCGCCCTTAACCACTTCGGTACTGCTGCATGAAGGCACTCACCAATTTGTTAACATTGCCTGTTCAAATGTGCCCATCTGGATTAATGAGGGATTAGCTACATATTACGAATCAAGCAAGTTTGAAGGCACGGCGCTTAAAACAAATATCGTCAACAACAACCGATTACAGTTAATCAGGGACTTAATCCTCAAGAAAGACGTGCCGCGGCTTGAGGACATCATAAATATCCGGCAGGCGAATTTTACCATTTATGAATATGCCCACTGCTGGAGTTTAGTTTATTTCTTTATGAATTACAGTCAGGGCCAGTATGCAGACGAGCTGGAGGCATACTTTGAAGCGATAAAAAGAAAGGGATTCGAGAACCGCCCGCAGCATAAGCAACTCTTCGAAAATATCTTTAAGGTGAAGTTCGAGGTGCTGGAAAAGCAGTGGGAGGATTATATCCTGAAGTTAAGATAA
- a CDS encoding S41 family peptidase, producing MPKKIITTLLYAVILVSLMSFTPMSIGEPPAATGTLPPPVKQPAANIGDLISGLAKQDITTDSFWKAVAEIEAVGKDGLAKLALGLENSDIKVRVGCARAMYQVGYREEAVKVLIAVLALPAQQIDKQVFSAAAEVLANLIASDGGGSDIDRGELAKKVQSILDGTLEASRRLWLAKLWYEVDRSSLAVKEVREISTLKDPDIRLSAALVLASMNDFERSKDVLKQLSLDPTPTGRLARLFLKYKEDQDSYSRKTSKSSKKSEIDYTLLDEVLGLIKERYVDPNQFDIKKLMTAAAKGIAGSLDRFSEYEDEEDKKRANEDISKKYGGIGAHVSMRDDYLTIERPIYGAPADKAGLRSLDRIIEVEGETTRGKDINKLVKSLKGDPGTPVKIKVYRRGWPKEREYTLTRAIVNVSTASYHILPGNIGYLQLTVNFATDTAKEASKCLQEMKYQSVKAIIIDIRGNPGGLLRTVNEMIDLFIEKDKVIVTTRDRKGIVAEYRTQNDDKIDVPMYILIDGGSASASEIFSGVMQDYHKAVIVGSTSYGKGSVQQPIDLSTTDGATALKMTIAKYYLPSGRSVEKNKEGKGGVEPDIKAIAPEQDFGKASEFNKLIESGELDKYTNEYYENNKLLFQTLAEDDGENYANYPDFEKFYSRCKERLEKDEVRQALRGHIRRKVADDRQKEFIVDVQTDMVLQRAIIEACRSAQVNINPDTIPAYKKFSHKFDSDKDKESLVK from the coding sequence ATGCCTAAGAAGATTATCACGACTTTGCTTTACGCCGTTATCTTGGTTTCGCTGATGAGTTTTACCCCGATGTCTATCGGGGAGCCGCCAGCCGCAACCGGAACACTGCCGCCTCCGGTAAAACAGCCCGCGGCTAATATTGGCGACCTTATTTCAGGGTTAGCCAAGCAGGATATTACCACGGATAGTTTCTGGAAGGCCGTGGCAGAGATAGAAGCCGTTGGCAAAGATGGGTTGGCTAAGTTAGCTCTTGGCTTAGAGAATTCCGACATCAAGGTGCGGGTTGGTTGCGCCCGGGCCATGTATCAGGTGGGTTATCGCGAGGAGGCCGTAAAGGTCCTCATTGCGGTATTGGCCTTGCCGGCCCAGCAGATTGATAAACAGGTTTTTTCCGCGGCCGCAGAGGTATTGGCTAATCTTATCGCCAGTGATGGGGGCGGAAGCGATATCGACCGGGGCGAACTGGCCAAGAAGGTCCAGTCCATTCTGGATGGAACGCTTGAGGCAAGCCGCCGGCTCTGGCTGGCAAAACTATGGTATGAAGTGGACCGGTCATCATTAGCTGTTAAGGAGGTAAGGGAAATCTCCACTCTCAAAGACCCGGATATCAGATTGTCAGCCGCATTGGTTCTGGCATCAATGAATGATTTTGAGAGAAGCAAGGACGTGTTAAAACAATTATCCTTAGACCCGACTCCGACCGGCCGATTGGCCAGGTTATTTCTGAAGTATAAAGAAGACCAGGATTCATATAGCCGCAAGACCTCAAAATCGTCCAAGAAATCAGAGATTGATTACACCCTTTTGGATGAGGTTTTAGGGCTGATTAAGGAACGGTATGTTGATCCCAATCAGTTTGATATCAAGAAACTGATGACTGCTGCGGCCAAGGGTATCGCCGGCAGTTTAGACCGATTTTCAGAATACGAGGATGAAGAAGATAAGAAAAGAGCCAATGAGGACATCTCCAAGAAATACGGCGGGATTGGCGCCCATGTGAGTATGCGAGATGATTACCTGACCATTGAACGGCCGATATATGGCGCGCCGGCCGATAAGGCCGGGCTTCGTTCCTTAGACCGAATCATTGAGGTAGAGGGTGAAACAACCCGCGGTAAGGATATTAATAAATTGGTTAAGAGTTTGAAAGGCGACCCGGGTACGCCGGTTAAAATCAAGGTCTATCGCCGCGGCTGGCCTAAGGAACGGGAATACACTCTAACTCGTGCTATTGTTAATGTCTCCACCGCATCCTATCATATCCTGCCGGGTAATATCGGATATCTTCAACTTACCGTCAATTTTGCCACCGATACGGCCAAGGAAGCAAGTAAATGCCTGCAGGAGATGAAATATCAGTCGGTCAAGGCGATTATCATTGATATCAGGGGGAATCCGGGCGGTCTGCTCAGAACAGTGAATGAGATGATAGATTTGTTTATAGAAAAGGATAAGGTCATTGTCACGACCCGGGACAGAAAAGGCATTGTCGCGGAATATAGAACACAGAATGATGATAAAATAGACGTGCCGATGTATATTCTGATTGACGGGGGAAGCGCCAGCGCCTCAGAGATATTCTCCGGCGTAATGCAGGATTACCATAAGGCCGTTATTGTCGGTTCAACCAGCTATGGCAAAGGCAGTGTTCAGCAGCCCATAGACCTGTCCACCACCGATGGCGCAACCGCATTAAAAATGACCATCGCCAAATATTACCTGCCGTCAGGCCGGTCGGTCGAGAAAAATAAGGAAGGCAAGGGCGGGGTTGAGCCGGATATTAAGGCGATTGCGCCGGAACAGGATTTCGGCAAGGCATCGGAATTTAATAAACTTATTGAATCAGGCGAGCTGGATAAGTATACAAATGAATATTACGAGAATAATAAACTGTTGTTCCAGACCTTGGCCGAGGATGACGGAGAGAACTATGCGAACTATCCTGATTTTGAGAAGTTCTACAGCCGGTGCAAGGAGCGTCTGGAAAAAGACGAGGTGCGCCAGGCGTTAAGGGGACATATTAGACGGAAAGTAGCGGACGACCGCCAGAAGGAATTTATTGTGGATGTTCAGACGGATATGGTCTTGCAACGTGCGATTATCGAGGCCTGTCGGTCCGCCCAGGTGAATATCAATCCGGATACTATTCCGGCTTATAAGAAATTTTCCCATAAGTTTGACAGCGACAAGGACAAGGAAAGTTTGGTGAAATAG
- a CDS encoding trypsin-like peptidase domain-containing protein, which produces MKYLIYLMVLVAILATADSSITLSQDSSEHSSDRDSEPKGTPAAGGTAPSGVQEPAPAEQGSREGQPGDTDAKPGELDEAGSSLLKKIDPSVVTIQHELGLGSGYIISSDGYILTNGHVVSTMERDSEDPREIAKLISVVLSDEKSYKGKVIGHCLDPDVALVKIEPENPLVPIELGDSDSVQAGQRVYAYGSPGGLKRTLTAGILSNIERTDLVTFTKVFQTDAPINPGNSGGPLLNEKGNVIGMNTYGGGQEGIGFAIPINVVKVLKEHFLKYGRFKRADIPFIFSNQLDDNLAQALGVAKGLLVSFVEEDSYIYRAGLRTGDVIVEIDDKAISARTPAEANDVNWNIVCREIGSPIKLKVIRPSDKHSECIIETKMVEDEPAVEYAYQLGEIKELRYDDLGLGVKRITALTQYIYGLPHRKGVRVTRVQPNSSSARADLQIRDMITNINNVAVNTIDDFQTEIEKSLTERKKFISLVIQRGNTVIRTALKPFYDLAPAGKARKKVLVWSSSSDTEYLGIIMRFLMTNGAEFVVVNAAKDQVVNPDSLSGIDGVILMGGESVNDKGVISAIKYCLDNKKAIGAIGGASVILINADERFISKKITTAEEYSAVMMAKKANYTGESVQADGLVVTTTGFDDKSVKAFLNAYKGVLRNIESASK; this is translated from the coding sequence GTGAAGTATTTAATATATCTGATGGTTCTGGTTGCGATTTTGGCAACAGCAGATTCTTCTATTACATTAAGCCAGGATAGTAGCGAACACAGCAGTGACCGCGATAGCGAACCCAAAGGGACTCCCGCCGCGGGCGGGACAGCGCCTTCGGGTGTGCAGGAACCTGCGCCGGCCGAGCAAGGAAGTCGGGAAGGCCAGCCGGGCGATACCGACGCCAAGCCCGGGGAACTGGACGAGGCCGGGTCATCGCTCCTGAAGAAGATCGACCCGTCGGTAGTGACGATTCAGCACGAACTGGGCTTGGGCAGCGGTTATATCATCAGTTCGGACGGTTATATCCTGACCAACGGGCATGTGGTTTCGACCATGGAACGGGACAGCGAGGACCCCAGGGAGATTGCCAAGCTTATCAGCGTGGTATTGTCCGATGAGAAGAGTTATAAGGGAAAGGTAATCGGGCATTGCCTGGACCCGGATGTGGCGCTGGTCAAGATTGAGCCGGAGAATCCGCTGGTTCCGATAGAATTAGGCGATTCCGATTCGGTCCAGGCCGGACAGCGGGTCTATGCCTACGGTTCGCCGGGCGGGCTGAAACGCACCCTGACCGCCGGTATTTTAAGCAACATTGAACGGACTGATTTGGTGACATTTACCAAGGTATTCCAGACCGATGCGCCGATAAATCCGGGCAACAGCGGCGGGCCGCTGCTCAATGAAAAGGGCAATGTCATCGGGATGAATACCTACGGCGGAGGCCAAGAGGGCATCGGTTTTGCCATACCGATTAATGTGGTCAAGGTGTTAAAAGAGCATTTCCTGAAATACGGGAGATTCAAACGGGCTGATATCCCGTTCATTTTCAGCAATCAGCTGGATGACAACCTGGCCCAGGCATTGGGTGTAGCCAAAGGGTTGCTGGTCAGTTTTGTGGAAGAGGATTCATATATTTACCGAGCCGGGTTGCGGACCGGCGATGTTATCGTTGAGATTGATGACAAGGCGATTTCAGCCCGCACGCCGGCCGAGGCCAATGATGTCAATTGGAATATTGTCTGCCGTGAAATAGGCAGTCCCATCAAATTGAAGGTTATCAGGCCGTCGGACAAACATAGTGAGTGTATTATTGAAACCAAGATGGTGGAAGACGAGCCGGCCGTGGAATACGCCTACCAGTTGGGTGAAATCAAGGAGCTGAGATACGATGACTTGGGCCTGGGGGTAAAGCGAATAACCGCCCTGACCCAATATATTTATGGACTGCCGCACCGGAAGGGCGTGCGGGTGACCAGGGTTCAGCCCAATTCCTCATCCGCCCGGGCCGATCTCCAGATACGCGATATGATTACCAATATAAACAATGTCGCTGTCAATACCATTGATGATTTCCAGACGGAAATAGAGAAGTCATTAACCGAGCGGAAGAAATTTATTTCCCTGGTCATCCAGCGCGGGAACACCGTAATCCGGACGGCATTGAAGCCGTTCTATGACCTGGCGCCGGCCGGCAAGGCCAGAAAGAAGGTATTGGTTTGGTCTTCTTCTTCAGATACTGAATACTTGGGGATAATTATGAGATTTCTTATGACCAATGGCGCGGAATTTGTCGTTGTAAATGCTGCGAAAGACCAGGTTGTTAATCCTGATTCGTTATCCGGAATTGACGGCGTTATTTTGATGGGTGGTGAAAGTGTCAATGACAAAGGCGTTATCTCGGCCATCAAGTATTGCCTGGACAATAAAAAGGCCATCGGCGCCATTGGCGGCGCATCGGTGATACTAATCAATGCCGACGAGAGATTTATCTCCAAGAAAATAACCACGGCTGAAGAGTATTCCGCGGTTATGATGGCCAAGAAGGCCAATTATACCGGCGAATCGGTTCAGGCCGACGGACTGGTGGTCACCACCACCGGCTTTGACGACAAGTCCGTAAAAGCATTTCTGAATGCCTACAAAGGCGTACTGCGCAATATTGAATCGGCATCGAAATAA
- a CDS encoding GIY-YIG nuclease family protein: MYYVYLLKSQKSNWFYVGCTSDLKKRLEEHNLGKSYSTGKYLPVSLIYYETYISKSDAYEREKHLKQYGSSLQKLKTRLKETLSA, encoded by the coding sequence ATGTATTATGTTTATCTGCTAAAAAGCCAAAAAAGCAATTGGTTTTATGTCGGTTGTACCTCAGACCTAAAAAAGAGGTTGGAAGAACATAATTTAGGTAAATCATATTCTACCGGTAAATATCTTCCAGTTAGTTTAATATATTATGAAACATATATCTCAAAATCAGATGCCTATGAGCGGGAAAAACACCTAAAACAATACGGCAGTAGTTTACAGAAACTAAAAACACGACTTAAAGAAACATTAAGCGCATAA
- a CDS encoding PDZ domain-containing protein, with protein sequence MKRFIFVLAMVTTAIFVWSCSAQPIEQKPDVPKILTTLQDDINQAVKAVEPSLAYAEIGSGRNVSGMTGLVISSSGEILLPAYLKKDSYDRVEVWLNDTGYEASLVQSDERLRVSIMKIQVEAPLTPVNFANADAVQTGQFVLGAVNGGKSNDFKVLVDVGFVRGRNDDGDFDQIQCPGLTSNQGAVMLTLDGRVIAVQLRGAGTSEYSRSLPQNWVVSNEVQKGIDKLTAKAQPSTGPGSNEEKDKGKPWLGFGWAPINEDYAEMIGLPKKGIIVKYTVKNSPMEQAGIKEGDLIIEVDNKPLTKVGAKALESQFVKYLDPEVGKEANLKVLRGADVIPVKVKFAKKPESKEFRADDIGVAVQDITDVDYYERGLFIREGVIVDNILPGSPAGTISGRSYLINRDDVIIELNKTPIKNVDDFIKAVEAIRRDKVAIVLVKTSNGISTSFTALNLKGKK encoded by the coding sequence ATGAAAAGATTTATATTTGTTTTAGCCATGGTTACGACGGCTATTTTCGTCTGGAGTTGTTCCGCCCAGCCCATAGAGCAGAAGCCGGATGTGCCCAAGATACTCACCACTTTGCAGGATGATATCAATCAGGCGGTCAAGGCCGTAGAGCCGAGTTTGGCCTACGCGGAAATCGGCAGCGGACGCAATGTGTCCGGCATGACCGGATTGGTTATTTCATCATCCGGCGAGATTCTTCTGCCGGCCTATTTAAAAAAGGATTCCTATGACCGGGTTGAGGTCTGGCTGAATGATACCGGATATGAAGCATCGTTGGTCCAGTCGGACGAGCGGCTTCGGGTGAGTATTATGAAAATCCAGGTTGAGGCGCCGCTGACGCCGGTTAATTTCGCCAATGCCGATGCGGTCCAGACCGGGCAGTTTGTGCTGGGCGCGGTCAACGGCGGCAAGTCCAATGATTTCAAGGTGCTGGTGGACGTGGGATTTGTCAGGGGCCGGAATGACGACGGCGATTTTGACCAGATTCAGTGCCCGGGCCTGACCTCAAACCAGGGCGCGGTGATGCTGACCCTGGACGGCCGGGTTATCGCGGTCCAGTTGCGGGGCGCCGGAACATCCGAATACAGCCGGTCCCTGCCCCAGAACTGGGTGGTCAGTAATGAGGTGCAAAAGGGCATTGACAAGCTGACGGCCAAGGCCCAGCCGTCAACCGGGCCGGGTAGCAATGAGGAAAAAGATAAAGGCAAGCCCTGGCTGGGATTCGGCTGGGCGCCGATTAACGAGGATTACGCCGAGATGATTGGCCTGCCCAAAAAGGGAATTATCGTTAAATACACGGTCAAGAACAGCCCGATGGAACAGGCCGGGATAAAAGAGGGCGATTTGATTATCGAGGTTGATAACAAGCCGCTGACCAAGGTGGGCGCCAAGGCCCTGGAATCGCAGTTCGTCAAATACCTTGACCCTGAGGTGGGCAAGGAGGCAAATCTGAAGGTATTAAGAGGGGCTGATGTGATTCCGGTCAAGGTGAAGTTCGCCAAGAAGCCCGAATCCAAGGAGTTCCGGGCTGATGATATCGGCGTGGCGGTTCAGGATATTACGGATGTGGATTATTACGAAAGAGGGCTTTTTATCCGGGAAGGCGTGATAGTTGATAATATCCTGCCGGGCAGTCCGGCCGGGACGATATCGGGACGCAGCTATCTGATTAACCGGGACGACGTTATCATAGAATTAAATAAAACCCCGATTAAGAACGTAGACGATTTTATCAAGGCCGTGGAGGCCATCAGGCGTGATAAGGTGGCCATTGTCCTGGTGAAGACCTCCAACGGGATTTCCACCTCCTTTACGGCGCTTAACCTGAAGGGCAAAAAATGA
- a CDS encoding GIY-YIG nuclease family protein produces MVYYVYILRSLKDGSFYVGQAQDLEERLQRHNSGRSRFTRGKKPWVIAYSEEFLTREEAIKREAEIKTKKNREYIKYLLRRVSRQSGGT; encoded by the coding sequence ATGGTTTATTACGTTTATATATTAAGGAGTTTAAAAGACGGTAGTTTTTATGTCGGGCAAGCGCAGGATTTAGAGGAGCGATTGCAAAGACATAATAGCGGTAGAAGTAGATTTACGCGCGGTAAAAAGCCGTGGGTAATCGCATATTCCGAGGAATTCTTGACGCGAGAAGAAGCGATAAAACGAGAAGCGGAAATAAAAACCAAGAAGAATAGGGAGTATATTAAATATTTGCTCCGACGCGTGTCCCGCCAGAGCGGCGGGACGTAA